From Eriocheir sinensis breed Jianghai 21 chromosome 16, ASM2467909v1, whole genome shotgun sequence, a single genomic window includes:
- the LOC126999418 gene encoding CCR4-NOT transcription complex subunit 9-like isoform X2, with protein sequence MNPLGSAQILLQGGTPGQRFLGTSGGITSAERDKIYQWIIELANPETRENALLELSKKRESVPDLAPLLWNSFGTIAALLQEIINIYPAINPATLTAHQSNRVCNALALLQCVASHPDTRSQFLAAHIPLYLYPFLQTVSKTRPFEYLRLTSLGVIGALVKTDEQEVINFLLTTEIIPLCLRIMESGSELSKTVATFILQKILLDETGLNYICQTYERFSHVAMILGKMVIALAKEQSARLLKHVIRCYLRLSDNPRAREALRQCLPDQLKDQTFAGCLKDDKSTKHWLQQLLANLETTSVPDPRIALPPLAAQ encoded by the exons ATGAACCCTTTAGGAAGCGCCCAG ATCTTGTTGCAGGGAGGCACCCCTGGGCAGAGGTTCCTGGGGACCAGCGGCGGCATCACCAGCGCCGAGCGGGACAAGATCTACCAGTGGATCATTGAGCTCGCCAACCCAGAGACAAGAGAAAATGCTCTCCTCGAACTCAG CAAGAAGCGTGAGTCCGTCCCTGACTTGGCTCCTCTGCTCTGGAACTCCTTTGGGACCATCGCCGCACTCCTCCAGGAGATCATTAACATATACCCAGCCATCAACCCGGCCACTCTCACTGCCCACCAAAGCAACCGAGTCTGCAATGCCCTCGCTCTGCTCCAG tgTGTCGCCTCCCACCCGGACACCAGATCTCAGTTCCTGGCGGCCCACATCCCCCTGTACCTGTACCCCTTCCTGCAGACCGTCAGTAAGACCCGTCCCTTCGAGTACCTGCGCCTCACCTCCCTGGGCGTCATCGGTGCCCTCGTTAAG ACTGACGAGCAGGAGGTGATCAACTTCCTGCTGACCACTGAGATCATTCCGCTGTGCCTGCGCATCATGGAGTCCGGCTCAGAGCTCAGCAAGACCGTGGCCACCTTCATCCTGCAGAAGATTCTCCTCGATGAGACAGGCCTCAACTACATATGCCAG ACCTACGAGCGGTTCTCCCATGTGGCGATGATCCTCGGCAAGATGGTGATCGCCCTCGCCAAGGAGCAATCGGCTCGTCTGCTCAAACATGTCATTCGCTGCTACCTCAGGCTCTCCGACAACCCAAG GGCAAGAGAAGCTCTCCGCCAGTGTCTGCCAGACCAGCTGAAGGACCAGACCTTCGCTGGCTGCCTCAAGGACGACAAGTCCACCAAGCATTGGCTGCAGCAGCTCCTGGCCAACCTGGAGACCACCTCCGTACCTGACCCTCGCATTGCTCTTCCCCCCCTGGCAGCTCAGTGA
- the LOC126999418 gene encoding CCR4-NOT transcription complex subunit 9-like isoform X1: protein MNPLGSAQQILLQGGTPGQRFLGTSGGITSAERDKIYQWIIELANPETRENALLELSKKRESVPDLAPLLWNSFGTIAALLQEIINIYPAINPATLTAHQSNRVCNALALLQCVASHPDTRSQFLAAHIPLYLYPFLQTVSKTRPFEYLRLTSLGVIGALVKTDEQEVINFLLTTEIIPLCLRIMESGSELSKTVATFILQKILLDETGLNYICQTYERFSHVAMILGKMVIALAKEQSARLLKHVIRCYLRLSDNPRAREALRQCLPDQLKDQTFAGCLKDDKSTKHWLQQLLANLETTSVPDPRIALPPLAAQ, encoded by the exons ATGAACCCTTTAGGAAGCGCCCAG CAGATCTTGTTGCAGGGAGGCACCCCTGGGCAGAGGTTCCTGGGGACCAGCGGCGGCATCACCAGCGCCGAGCGGGACAAGATCTACCAGTGGATCATTGAGCTCGCCAACCCAGAGACAAGAGAAAATGCTCTCCTCGAACTCAG CAAGAAGCGTGAGTCCGTCCCTGACTTGGCTCCTCTGCTCTGGAACTCCTTTGGGACCATCGCCGCACTCCTCCAGGAGATCATTAACATATACCCAGCCATCAACCCGGCCACTCTCACTGCCCACCAAAGCAACCGAGTCTGCAATGCCCTCGCTCTGCTCCAG tgTGTCGCCTCCCACCCGGACACCAGATCTCAGTTCCTGGCGGCCCACATCCCCCTGTACCTGTACCCCTTCCTGCAGACCGTCAGTAAGACCCGTCCCTTCGAGTACCTGCGCCTCACCTCCCTGGGCGTCATCGGTGCCCTCGTTAAG ACTGACGAGCAGGAGGTGATCAACTTCCTGCTGACCACTGAGATCATTCCGCTGTGCCTGCGCATCATGGAGTCCGGCTCAGAGCTCAGCAAGACCGTGGCCACCTTCATCCTGCAGAAGATTCTCCTCGATGAGACAGGCCTCAACTACATATGCCAG ACCTACGAGCGGTTCTCCCATGTGGCGATGATCCTCGGCAAGATGGTGATCGCCCTCGCCAAGGAGCAATCGGCTCGTCTGCTCAAACATGTCATTCGCTGCTACCTCAGGCTCTCCGACAACCCAAG GGCAAGAGAAGCTCTCCGCCAGTGTCTGCCAGACCAGCTGAAGGACCAGACCTTCGCTGGCTGCCTCAAGGACGACAAGTCCACCAAGCATTGGCTGCAGCAGCTCCTGGCCAACCTGGAGACCACCTCCGTACCTGACCCTCGCATTGCTCTTCCCCCCCTGGCAGCTCAGTGA
- the LOC126999419 gene encoding lipid droplet-associated hydrolase-like: MMRRVSLMSGSITRHDVVVRGKPTEVLCVGQSLQEAPENLVLFIPGNPGVASYYTSTMQSLYARLGGSHAVWTVSHAGHCLTLPSLWPGRQHVYNLEEQVEHKLAFLEDHIPRGTKITLVGHSIGCHIILRLLKHFQNNTDFTITRSFLLFPTIERMKASPNGVRLWPVLQYLRWFVALLVWAVGLLPGKLKDTILLWHLGEDVAPCCIGATRELLHARVVQNMLWMAYNELLQVVEPDLDTIERHKDKILLYYGASDGWCPQSYWEDMRARVEGVEALLCEEGYQHAFVLKHSRQMGEKLARWMKT; this comes from the exons ATGATGAGACGAGTCAGCTTAATGTCTGGCAGCATCACGCGGCATGACGTGGTGGTGCGAGGGAAGCCAACGGAGGTGTTGTGTGTGGGCCAGTCCCTGCAGGAGGCGCCGGAGAACTTGGTGCTCTTCATCCCGG GTAACCCGGGCGTGGCGTCCTACTACACCAGCACCATGCAGAGCCTCTACGCGCGGCTTGGGGGGAGCCATGCGGTGTGGACGGTCTCTCACGCCGGCCactgcctcacccttccctcactctGGCCTG GGCGGCAGCATGTGTACAACCTCGAGGAGCAGGTGGAGCACAAGTTAGCCTTCCTGGAGGACCACATTCCCCGAGGCACCAAGATCACCTTAGTCGGGCACTCCATCGGCTGCCACATCATCCTGCGCCTCCTGAAACACTTCCAGAACAACACCGACTTTACCATCACCcgcagcttcctcctcttcccgacCATAGAGAGGATGAAGGCGAGTCCCAACGGCGTACGACTCTGGCCGGTGTTGCAGTATCTCCGGTGGTTTGTGGCGCTGCTAGTCTGGGCTGTCGGTCTCTTGCCAGGGAAGCTTAAAGACACGATACTCCTTTGGCATCTCGGCGAGGATGTGGCGCCGTGCTGCATCGGTGCCACGAGAGAGCTCCTCCATGCTAGAGTTGTCCAGAATATGCTATGGATGGCATATAATGAACTCCTGCAGGTTGTAGAGCCGGATCTGGACACTATAGAGAGACATAAGGACAAGATTCTGCTATACTATGGTGCTTCAGACGGTTGGTGTCCGCAGAGTTACTGGGAAGACATGAGGGCACGCGTGGAAGGTGTGGAGGCTTTGCTGTGTGAGGAAGGCTACCAACACGCCTTTGTCCTCAAGCACTCAAGACAGATGGGGGAGAAGCTAGCCAGATGGATGAAGACGTGA
- the LOC126999418 gene encoding CCR4-NOT transcription complex subunit 9-like isoform X3: MNPLGSAQGGTPGQRFLGTSGGITSAERDKIYQWIIELANPETRENALLELSKKRESVPDLAPLLWNSFGTIAALLQEIINIYPAINPATLTAHQSNRVCNALALLQCVASHPDTRSQFLAAHIPLYLYPFLQTVSKTRPFEYLRLTSLGVIGALVKTDEQEVINFLLTTEIIPLCLRIMESGSELSKTVATFILQKILLDETGLNYICQTYERFSHVAMILGKMVIALAKEQSARLLKHVIRCYLRLSDNPRAREALRQCLPDQLKDQTFAGCLKDDKSTKHWLQQLLANLETTSVPDPRIALPPLAAQ, encoded by the exons ATGAACCCTTTAGGAAGCGCCCAG GGAGGCACCCCTGGGCAGAGGTTCCTGGGGACCAGCGGCGGCATCACCAGCGCCGAGCGGGACAAGATCTACCAGTGGATCATTGAGCTCGCCAACCCAGAGACAAGAGAAAATGCTCTCCTCGAACTCAG CAAGAAGCGTGAGTCCGTCCCTGACTTGGCTCCTCTGCTCTGGAACTCCTTTGGGACCATCGCCGCACTCCTCCAGGAGATCATTAACATATACCCAGCCATCAACCCGGCCACTCTCACTGCCCACCAAAGCAACCGAGTCTGCAATGCCCTCGCTCTGCTCCAG tgTGTCGCCTCCCACCCGGACACCAGATCTCAGTTCCTGGCGGCCCACATCCCCCTGTACCTGTACCCCTTCCTGCAGACCGTCAGTAAGACCCGTCCCTTCGAGTACCTGCGCCTCACCTCCCTGGGCGTCATCGGTGCCCTCGTTAAG ACTGACGAGCAGGAGGTGATCAACTTCCTGCTGACCACTGAGATCATTCCGCTGTGCCTGCGCATCATGGAGTCCGGCTCAGAGCTCAGCAAGACCGTGGCCACCTTCATCCTGCAGAAGATTCTCCTCGATGAGACAGGCCTCAACTACATATGCCAG ACCTACGAGCGGTTCTCCCATGTGGCGATGATCCTCGGCAAGATGGTGATCGCCCTCGCCAAGGAGCAATCGGCTCGTCTGCTCAAACATGTCATTCGCTGCTACCTCAGGCTCTCCGACAACCCAAG GGCAAGAGAAGCTCTCCGCCAGTGTCTGCCAGACCAGCTGAAGGACCAGACCTTCGCTGGCTGCCTCAAGGACGACAAGTCCACCAAGCATTGGCTGCAGCAGCTCCTGGCCAACCTGGAGACCACCTCCGTACCTGACCCTCGCATTGCTCTTCCCCCCCTGGCAGCTCAGTGA